The Solirubrobacter pauli sequence GGCCGCCACGACGGCAACGGCACGCTGGACGACGACTACGACCGTGGTCGCCGCGACCAGGCGATCCAGGACGACCACAACCGTCCCGCGCGGTTCAACCGCGACGACGACGCGGCCGCCGAGAGCGCCGACCAGCGTCAGCGCTCCGAGCAGCGCTTCTAGGCCAGGACTCCGCTCTCCAGCATCGCTCGCGCCTCGTCGGCGCCGAGCGGTGCGGAGATGTGGAAGCCCTGCGCGAACTCGCAGCCGAGCACCTTCAGGTAGTCGAGCTGCTCGCGCTTCTCGACGCCGTCCGCGATCACCTCGAGCCCGAGGTTGTGCGCGAGCCCCACGACCGCGCGGACGATCTCGAACGCGCCGGCGTCGATCCCGATGCCGGCGACCAGCTCCCGCGACACCTTGATCGCGTCACCCGGGAAGCGGTGCAGGAGCCGCAGCGGGCTGGCGCCCGTGCCGAAGTCGTCGATGTGGGTGCGGACGCTGAGCTGCTCGTACGCCTGGTCGAGGACGCGGCGGGTGGCGTCGTCGGCGCGGCCGCGGCTGAGGTCGTGCTCGGACACCTCCAGCCGCAGTGAGCGCGGGTCCAGCCCGGTCGCGGTGAGGATCTCGTCCAGCATCGCGACGAAGCCCGGCTCGCCCAGCTGACGCGCCGACACGTTGACGCCGATCGTCAGGCCCGCGCCCTTGGGGAGTGCGCGCCACTCGGCCAGCTGCGCGGTCGCGGTCTCCAGGATCTGTCGCCCGAGCGGGACGCTGAGGCCCGTCTCGTCGGCCATCGCCAGCACCTCGGCGGGCTCGCCGGACGGCCAGCGGCAGGACGCCTCGAAGCCGACGATCCGACCGGTCGCCGCCTGCGTGATCGGCTGGTAGACGACTTCCAGCGCGCGCGTCTCGATCGCGCGGCGCAGGTCGCCTTCGAGGTCCAGCCGGCGCATGACCTGCTTGTGCATCGCCGCGTCGAACACGGCGTGGCGGCCCTTCCCGTCGGCCTTGGCGCGGTACATGGCGACGTCGGCGTCGCGCATGACCTCCTCGGGCACGGACTGCGCCGTGGCCAGCGCGATCCCGATCGAGGAGTCGATGAACAGCTCACGCCCGCCGATGACGAACGGCAGCTTCAGCGACTGCAGGACGCGCTCGGCGATCACCGTCGCCTCGCGCGGGTCCGACACGTCGTCGAGCAGCAGCGTGAACTCGTCACCGCTCAGGCGCGCGACGGTGTCGTTGGGACGCAGGGCGGCCTCGAGGCGTCGCGCCACCTTCTGCAGCAGCTCGTCGCCGGACGCGTGGCCGAGGCTGTCGTTGATGACCTTGAAGCGGTCCAGGTCCAGGAACAGCACCGCCGCGCAGGTCGCGGGGTGGCGGCGCTGCGCGCGGCGGATCGACTGGTCGAGGCGGTCCAGGAACAGGACGCGGTTCGGCAGGCCGGTGAGGTTGTCGTGCAGCGCGTCGTGCTGGAGCCGGCGCTCGGACTCGCGCCGCTCGGTCGTGTCGCTCGTGGCGCCGACGACGCGCGTCGCCCGGTTGCGCGCGTCACGCACCGCGGTCCCGCGCGCGAGCAGCCACCGGTAGTCGCCGTCGCGGTGCTGGACGCGGTGCTCGAACAGGAAGCGGTCCTGCTTGGCCGTGCCGTTGACGAACGCGTCGAGCGCCTGCGTGAGCGGCGCGCGGTCGTCGGGGTGGACGCGGCCGAGCCACTCGCCGCGCGTCTCGCCGATCTCGCAGTCGCGGTACCCGAGCGCCGCCTTCCAGCGCGTGGAGTAGTAGACGCGGTCGCTCGCCAGGTCCCAGTCCCAGAGGCCGTCGTCGGCGCCGCGCAGCGCGAGCGTGTGGCGCTCCTCGGACTCCTTCAGTCGCTTGAGCGTGCGCTGGTGCGTGATCGCGTAGCGGATCGCGTGCTCGAGCCGGTCGGTGCTCAGGCCCGGCACCAGCAGGAAGTCGGCGAGCCCGGCGGCCGCGGCCCGCTCGTCCGCCTCACGATCGGCCGCGTGCGCGAGCACGATCACCGGCGTGTCGTCGTTGACCAGCTCCGTGGCCAGCTTCAGGCCGTCCGGCTGCGGCGGCGCGATGTCCCGGTCCACGAGGATCACGTCGTACCCGTGCGCGGCCGTGGCGTTCGACGCCTCGGCCGCGGTGGTCACGTGATCGATCTGCGCGTGCTTGAGCAGCGCGCGGACGGGCGCGTGGCACGCGTGGTCCGCGGCGACGGCGAGGACGCGCAGGGGATCGGGGAGCGGAGCGGCCATCGGGACGGAGTTATGCCGCCTGGTCCGGCGGCAACTCCGCCGTCTCCAGCCAGTAGGCCGTGAACACCTTCATCAGGCGCACGAGCGCGAGGAACGTGACCGGCTTGACGATGTACGTGTTCGCGCCGACGTCGTACCAGGCGCTCGTCTGCGCGGGCTCGTCCGACGCGCCCAGGACCACGATCGGGATCCGCTTCGTGCGCGGGTCGGACTTGAGCGCGGCCACCGCCTCCTTCCCGGCCGGCGTGCCCGGCAGGTCAGCGTCGATCACGATCAGGCTCGGGACGGGCGTGACCGCACCCTCGGTCGCCCCCGCGCGCTGGAGGTACGCCAGCAGCGCCCCACCGTCGGAGACCGTCCGCATGTCCGTGACGTTGCGGCCCTCGAGCAGCGCGTCGCGCGCCATCGAGCGGTAGTCCTCGGAGGCGTCGGCGAACAGCACCGTCGGGAGCGCCGGGATGCGCGAGCGCTGGAAGCGGTCGCTCAAGCGCGCCCCCTGGTCCCGGGGCGGAGGACCGTCCGTGGCCACCGCATTCGTCACTTCACTCCTTCAGGTCACTGGCGTCGGACGTATCCGACCGCCCGGCGATAACGCGTGTCGAGCTCCGACCTTAGGCCCCGCCCATGACCGCGACAACGGGGGAAACCGAAGTTCGGCGTATGTACGAGAATGCCGCCCTGGACTTGGGGCTAGGGCGCCGCCTGACCGCTTGGCGGTTGTGGACAACTCGGGTGCGCGGCGTACGCCGGCGCGCACGACGTCCGATCACGCCATTTCTCGGTGAATTGCGCCGTGAAGGCGCGCAACGCGTCCGCCTGCGCGTCGGTCGCGAGCCGCTCCCACGCCTGCGCCTCCTGCTGCGCCCGCGGCAACGGCCGGCCCGGCGTTGCCTTGATCACCTTGAACACGTACGTCCCGTAGCGGATCGTCCGGTCCAGCGGCGCCCGGAAGATCGCGGCGAAGATCCGGTCGCTCGACGTCGCCGTCACCTCCCCGGTCTCCGCACCGAGCGCCTTCAGCGTCGCGCCTCGGCGGACCCGTGCGAGGACGCGCTTGGCCTCCGCCCGGCTCTTGGCCCTGACGATCCGCACCGTCCGGGTCGGCTCCGTCGTGATCGGGTTGGCGTCCACGTACGCCTTCACCTGGTCGGGCGTGACCGACTTCGCCGCCGGCTCGGTGACCTGGTTGCGGATCTCCGTCAGCTCGAGCGACGCCCGCACGCGCTTGCGCAGCAGCGGCAGCGTGAGCCCGCTGCGCTTGAGATACCGCTTGAGCGACCGCTCGCTCCGGCTGTCCTCGATCGACTCGTCGACGGTCTCGTCGGTCACGACGATCCCGCGCTCCTTGGCCTCACCGGACACCCACGCCTCTTCGACGAGCGTCCGGAACACGAGCGCGCGCTCACCTCCGGCCGTCGTCAGCCGGCTCACGTCGGCGTCGTCGACAGTCGCGCTGTACCCGGGTGCGGCCACCGTCGCGGCTACCGCAAGGACCGCAATCTTCAACACGTCCCGCAACCTACCCGGCGTTCGCTACCCTGCACACCCGCGCCGACATAGCTCAGCTGGTAGAGCACTTCACTCGTAATGAAGGGGTCCCCGGTTCGAGTCCGGGTGTCGGCTCCTCTCGAAAACCCTGGCATTTGCTGGGGTTTTCGTCATTCTGGGGGCGCGCGTGTGAAGGGTTCACGCGCGATTCGGGGGGCGTTCTGGGGGCTTTTGCCCTCGCAAATCGCCCCTTCGACGGCGCTTTCGCATCCCTCTCGGGAGCTTCCGAGCAGCCCTTCGCCGGCGTGCCGCGGCCCGCCGAATAGGCCCCGCAGAACGACAAAGACCGGGTGGCCGCCCGGTCTTCGTACTGCGGCTCCCTCGCTCATAGCTCCGCGAGGAGCGCCTACATCAATGCCTGTCCCAACTGTACACGCCGTGCGGGCGGATCGACGACCCCTTTCTGAGGGGTTACGACGCCGTGCGTCTCACGCCTGGCCGTGGGGACTTGATCCAGCTGTGCCGCGAGCGTCCGCTCGCTCGCGCAGCGCTTCGTGCTGCCGTGACGCCCCCGGGCGTTGGCGGTGCCGCTGGAGCGTGCATCACTCGCGTCTTCGCGTCGCTGGTACCGGCCAGCAGCCGAGCCGCTGCCACCTGAGCCCGGGCGGCTCGTCGTCGTGGCGCTGCTCGGCCGTGCCCGGCGGGAACGCGGCTGCACGACCCCGGGGGACGATCGCCTCGAGACGCGCGCGTACGCGGTCAAGCGTTACTTGTTCCGGCTGGGGCACGCCGCCCGCTCGGCTCGGTACGCGACGTCGATCGGTCAGCTCGTCGTGGGGTTGGCGCCAGTGATCGGCTGGGGCACAGTCCCGCGGGAGCCTGCTCGGCGCGCGGCGTTCATCCGCGCGCATCGCCGCAGCGTGCAGCGGTGGCTCGACGACCTTGAGTCCGCTGGCGTGGTCGCACACGAGCCGGAGCGGGACGGCGACGGCGTGTGGTGGCGGACGCAGATCCTCCTGCTCGCCGCGCCGACGCCGTCCGGCGGCGAGATCGTGGTCGCACGTGCGCGGGCTCGCACATGGAAGGCGCGGGAACGCCTGCGTCAGCGGACGGCTCGTCGAGCGCCGACGTTGGCCGGCATCAGGGCCAGGAGCGCGACGCCGATCGCGAGGACCCGTGCTCGGCTCGCTCGGCGCCGCGCGGCCGTGGGGCACGAGACCGCCCGGCGAGCAGCGATCGAGGCGACGATCGCTGCCTCTAGAGATTTGACGCATCCCTTCGGAGCGCCTCCTACGTCGGCGTTCGCGCTGGCCTCCGCGCAACGGTTGCAGAGAGTTGAGGCGTCGCGGGCTGAGGGATCAGCCGCTCTTCGTCCCGTGCAGACGTTGGACGAGCCCGAGGCCGTGGCTGGCAAGACGGGCGCGCGCGGGCGCGTGACGCGCGCGGATGCCCCGGCGGCGCGAACTACGGGCACCGAGGAGGTGAGGCACCTTTCGCGGGAGGCCTTCGACGCCCTCGTGCGCCAGCGTCTCGCGGCGGCTTCGGAGATCGCTGAGCGACGTCGGACACTGATCCAACCTCACGTCGCGGCTCGCGCGGAGGCCGTCCTCTCCTGGCCAGCCGGTTCGCGCTGCCCACTCGGTCGTCTGCGAGAGGCGTGGGTGGTCCACCGTCACGGGCTGGCCACGGCCGTGGAGTCCGGAAGCGCGTCGGCAGGGCCCGTCCGCGAGGAGCTCTCAACGGACGTACAGCGAGCCATCGCGCTCTACGAGGCTCACGCCGAAGAGCGACCGCCCGGGTGGCCAGTGAGCGGTGCGGCGGCGCTGTGCGCGCTCGCGAGCCAACGACGTGCGGAGCAGTTCGTCGGTGACCTCGCGCGGCTGTTGGTGCTCGCGAAGGGAATGCGGGCCGTGGCCGCGCAGCGCGACGGTCTGCGCGTCGCTCGCGCTCAACGGCGGGCAGCGGCGCGTCGGCGCGCCGCGGCCGGTCCGCGTGTCCTCCAGTTCCGTTTGGCCGCGCCGCGCTTCGAGACGGCCGAAGGCCGTCGCACCCGGGTGCGCGACGCGGTTCTGCTGGCCGAGGGCGACCCGTCCGCGTGGCCGAACGCCGAGCTCGCACTCAAGCACCTGGCGGCTCTGTCCGTGCACGACGTTCGCCTGCTCGAACCCGATCGATGCGAGGAGCTCGACGGCGTCGGGGCCCGAGCGACGCGATACCGCGACCAGCTCGCACGTGGCACTTGGGCTCTGCCGCCCTCTCGCTTCAACCGCAAGGAGGAACCACCGCAATGAGAAGCACCCATACGCGCTTCGTCGCATTCCCGAGTTGCGCAGCTGCGTCCGTACGAGCCTGCGCACCCACCTCCATGCACGGGTGCCCAGCTGCGCAGTTGCGTAGCTGCCGAGAGGACCGGTGAGCGCGGTGATCGTTGCAGTCCTGAATCGCAAGGGTGGTGCCGGGAAGACGTCGCTCACCAAGGACCTTGGGTTCGCGTTCGCCGACGGAGGGCTGCGTGTGCTCCAGGTCGGACTGGACCCACAGTCGTCGCTCGAGGTTCTCGCCGGGCTGGGCTTCGACACGCCGCCCGACCGGACCGTCAGCCGTCTCCTGATGCCGGAGGAGTTCGGCGATGCCGGTCCCCTCGAGCGGGTGGTGCACGAGACGGAGTGGGGCACCTCGCTGGTGCCCGCGAGTAAGGCGCTGGCTACCGCTGAGCGCGCACTGGGCGAAGCCGGTCGAGGAGGCTCGGCACAGCGGCTGAGGCGTGGACTTCAGCGACTCAGCACTGCCGAGCGGTTCGACGTCGTGCTCGTCGACTGCCCGCCTGGGATGACACCGCTAACGATGAACGCGCTTATCGCCGCAGAGAGCGTGCTCGTACCGACACAGCTCGACTTCCTCTCGGTCGCGGGCCTGGCGGTCCTCACCGAGACCGTCGAAGAGGTGCGCGAATACGACAACCCGAAGCTCGGCTATCTCGGCATCGTCGGTACCCAGGTCGACGAACGCACCCGCCACGCTCGAGAGATCCGCGCTCAGCTCGAGCAGCTGTTCGGCGCGGATGCCGGCGGCGCCCTGTGCCGCACGACCATCCGTCACAGCACGAAGGTTCGCGACGCACACGCCGCTGGCCTTGCCGTCGGCCAGCTGGAGCCGGCCCATCCTGTGAGCGGCGACTACCGGGAGCTTGCCCAGGAACTCGCTGAGCGTGCGGCGCTCGACGCACGGCTTGGAGTCGCGACATGAGCGGCTCGAAGCGGATGGACGCCGGGGCGGCCGTCGCTGGTCTCTTCTCACGAGCGACGGCAACCGGCGGACTTGCGTCGCGCGAGCCGGCACGGCGATCAGCGTCAGCCGACGCGCCGCGCCTGCGGCAAGGTGTCGAGCTGCTCGAGGAGGACATCGGCTTCCTGCGCGGTCTGTCGCGGCCGGACCGGACCGGTCAGCCACGGTCGCTCGGAAGCAAGTTCGTCGCCACCGGCGTCCTGACCGCGGCGGTCGCGCTCCTTCGGGAGGTCGACGTCGACATGGACGGCGTGGAGGCCGGCGACCTGGTCGAGATGACCGCGCGGGCACGATCGGCGCTGATCGCAGCTGCCGATGGGCGGCAGGGAACGGGCGCATGAAGGCGCTACGCAATTCGCTACGCAACGCGTTGCGTAGCGCCCGTCCGCTGATCCCACCTGTGGAGCGGTGTGGGTGGGGGGCCCGAATCCGACCCCGCCCGCCCTACGTGACAAGAGATGGGGGCAGGCGGGGTCGGATTCGGTCCCCCCAAGAAGTGGTGGTGGTGGGATCAGCGGACGGGCGAGGTGATCGAGGGACGGGACGGAAGTTGGGTCCCGGAGGGACGGGACAGACAGCAGCTGAGACGGCATACGGCGAGCGCTACGGCGGGGCACGATGAGCGGCCGGGGCACGCGAGCGCGCGGACCGGGGGTGCGGAGCTTCGAGGCGTTGCGGTGGTTGGCGCGGTTGGAAGTCGCGGGTATCGAGCCGTTGGGGATGGCGCTGGGCTTCGGCTGGCGCACGACGTACTCGCACGTCGAACGGCTGGCGGCCGCAGGGCTTCTCGTGCGGGCTTTCGACCCGGACGGCAGCGTCGTCGCGATCACGGCGGCCGGCAGGCGAGCCGTCGAAGCGGACCGTGGAGACATCCGATCGGGAGCAACGCACGGATCCGGACTGCGGCACGCGCGGGCGGCGTCGTGGGTCGCTGCGCTGTTGACCCTTCGAGACCGTGAGTGGATCAGCGACCACGAGCTCCGCGGACTCGACGACTGGCAGATCCCCGTCGTGTGGGCCGGAAACCGCGGGCGGCATCGCCCGGACCTGGGCGTCGTGATGACCGCCGAGGCGCGGGTCGCGGTAGAGGTGGAGCTCTCGCACAAGTCGCCACGGCGGCTGCGCGCGATCCTTGCCGGGTACGAGGAGGCGATCGTCTCCGGGCGCGTCGCCGGCGGCCTCATCTACGTGTCGAATCGATCGGACGTACTCGAGGCGGTCAAGCGCGCAGCAGACCGAGCCGGGGTTCCCCAGCAGCACTTCCGCACTCGTGACCTGGGCAAGGTCCAAGCGGAGGTCCGCCGTCTGACCGGCGAACGGGGCGTCGCCACACGCGGCCAAGCCGCCGAGGCGCGCAGCTCCACGACAGCGCGCACGAGCCGAAATCCGGAGCGGCCGGATGGGGTTGACGCGCGGGAGGTGCTGCGATGAGCGTTGCGTTCGTGGGAGCGCTGCTGGGAGCGTTCTTCGCTGGAAGCGGAGCAGGGGCTGCCGGGGCTTGGTGGGCACATCGGCGCACGCGGCTTTCGGCGTGGAACTTCTATGCGCTCGTACCAGCCGGCGCTTTGGCCTGGGGCGCGGCCCTCGCGTCGCGCGAGCCGTCCGCCGTGGTCGGCGCGGCGCTTCTCGTTTCAGCCGGTGTCACAGGCGCTGGCGTCGCGCGGCGATACCGCTTGTCGGCGCTTGGCGCGGGCGGCGAGCTGCGCGAGTTCGAGCGGTCGCGCCGGATGGCTTGGTCACTGCTGGGCAGTGGCGAGCGCCGACGGCGAAGTGCTCGTCGCGATCGGGGCGAGCGCACGCGCATCGTCGGGCAGGGCGAACTCGTGCGGGAACGGGCGTGGCCTGAGCACGAGCCCGCCGTGCCCATGACCGCCGATGGTCGTGGACTCCTTCCCCGGCGCGAAGGTCGGCATCTGCTGATCGTCGGGGCGACTGGATCAGGCAAGACCGTGAGCGCCCGACGCTGGCTACTGGCACGGGTTCTGGCCGACGGCGTCTCGGTCCTCGTGACCGATCCGAAAGGCGATCGAGGTCTCGAGCGCGACGTGCGCGCGGCATCGCGCCTGGTGCGGCGACCGCTGATCGTCTTCGACCCTCGAGACCCGGTCGCCGACCGCTGGAATCCTCTCTGGAGCGACGACATCGGCGCGGTCGTGAGTCGCTTGGTCGCGCCCATCGGTGCCGGCGACGGGAATGCGCGCTACTACGCCGATCTGCTGCAGATCCACCTCGGTACCGTCGCTGCTGGTCTCCGCGCAGCTGGCTTGTGGCCCGCGAACCTTCCGTTGCTCTTGGACGCCGCGCAGCTCAACCGCTACGACGCGCTGCTGAAGCTCGTCCGCGCAAGCGCCGGCGAGCACGCGGACATCACGGCGCGGATGCGTGAGCACCGCGCCACCGTGGCCACTCCCGAAGGCCGACGCGACCTGACGGGCGGCATCCTGCGCCTGCGCGTGGTGGCCGGCGAGACGTGGCGAACGGTGCTCACCCCGGATCCCGAGCGCGGCGCGATCACGCTGCCGACGGCGATGGTGGCCGGCGCGCTCGTGCTTGTGCGGACCTGGGTCGACGACCTGCCCGACGAGGCCCGCGCCATCACCACGCTGTTCCTGGCTGATGCGGCGGCTGCCGCCCTCGCGCTTCCCGAGGGCACGCAGTGGGCAGCTTTGATCGACGAGTTTGGCGGCGTCCTCAGCACGGGCGCCGGCGAGCGCGCGCTGGCCCTGATGCAACGCGCACGCTCGGCCGGCGGCCAGGTCGCGGTGACGACGCAGAGCGTGACCGACTTCGCCGCCGCGACGGGCAATCCGGCACTGCTCGACGCGCTCGCCGACAACTTCGCTGCCGGGATCTTCCACTTGCAGAGCTCGCCGGAGTCCCGTGACTGGCTCGCGCGCCTCGTCGGCACGCGCGAGGTGTGGCAGTCGACGGACCGGACCGTCGCGCGAGGCGCTGCAGCCGACGGAGTCGGCACACGCAGACGTGTCCGCGAGTTCCTCATGCGACCGGACGAGCTTCGGTTGCTGAACACCGGCGAGGCGTACATCTGGTCAACGCTTGGGCCCGACCCCGAGCGGGTTCAAGTGGCTCCGGCCCTCCTGCCCGCACCGACCGGTGCGCCCGTAGACGCCTCCCGGTTGTACGTGCCGTGTGGGCCAACACGTCTCCCGGCGAGTGCCAGCGTGCCAAGCCCGCCAGATCAGCCGCGGAGGGGGCGAACTTCTGCCGCCTCATCCCTAGAGGTAGTTGATGAGGCGCTGTGACACAACCCGGGCGAGGTGCACAGCTGCGCAGCAATCCATTTGCGCGCACGCAGATCTCGACGGGCTTAAGCCAACGATGACTGCAGAGCGGATCTGGCTGGTGCTCTTGACGTGACCGCTGTGCAGCCAGCGACGGGATGGGATCGGGAGCGCCGCGCCGCCGGCCTGACCGCACGTCGCGCGAAGCTGCTTGCACGTCTGCACCATAAGCTGCCGAAGGCGGCGTTGTTGACCCCCGACCTCCGCGAGCTCGTGGTCGACGACGCCATCGAGTTCGCGGCGCTGCGATACGAGCCGCCAGTTCGTAGCCAGATCGAACTTGAGCGCGTCTTCTGGGACGCGGCTCACAAGCGCGTGGACCGAGCGCGCGAAGGCCGCTACGACACCATCCGCGCCGGCTTCCACCGCGCCGATTTGGCGGCACTCGACTCCCTATCGATCGACGCAACCCCCGAAGACGCGGTGCTGGCCCGAGCGGAGGTCTGCGCAACGCTCCACTTCGCCGCGCTCCTTGATCAGCCAGAGCGCGACATCTACCTCTTCCAGCAGCGAACCCCAGGGGACAAACCGCCGGGGGCCAAGCGCATCGCCAAGGAACTTGGTCTGCCGCTCGGGACGGTTCGGGCAGCGGAGCGCACGATCGACGAGCGGTACGACCGCTTCGCAGTCATCTGCTCGGCAGGTCGTCTCTGCGGATACCTCGCTCCGGCCGTCGCCGACATTGCGGCCGCGGGCGGCCTGGAGGTAGCGAGCGACCTCCACGGCCGGGAACTCGCCGCGCGGGTGCATCTCGAGATCGAACGCTGTCCGACGTGCATCGCGGACTACACGCGCCAGCTGCGCTACCTGCGCGGCGCGCGGTTCAACAGCAAGGTGGCCGCGCTCCTGCCAGCGCCGGAGGCGAGCGATCGACTTCGCGGCGCAGGCTGGCGCGATCTGCTCCCCGACTGGGCGGCTCGTCTGCTGTCGCACGAGCCCACAGGCGCCGCGACGCAGCTCGCGGCAGGAGGCGCCGGCCGCGGCCTCGCCGCATCGGCAGCGGCGCACCTCGCGGCGATCTGCCTCGGCGGGGCGGGCACGCTAGGTGCCTGCGTCGCCACAGGCATCCTGCCCCTTCCTGAGCGTGATTCGGCGCCGCCCGTCGCGGTCAAGGCCACGCCGACACCGACACCTCAGCCCCTCGAGCCGGAGCCAACGCTGCCACACGGCGCGGTTACGCCGACCCCCACCGCCACGCCGACGAAGCGCACGCGCACCGTGACCCCGCGGCGGGAGCGCGCTTCCACCACACAAGGTGGGACAGGCCCGCGCAGTCACGAGCAGGCGCCGATCTCCCCCGCGCCTTCCAACGCTGCGCCGAACGGTGGCAGCGAGTTCGACCCCGGATACCAACCCAGCGGTCCCACGCAGCCGGCTCCCGCACCAGCCGCGCCGGGAGCGAGCGAGTTCAACTGAGAGGAGCCCCCGATGCCTCTGCCTTCATTCCGACGCCTGCTGCTCGCGATTCTTGCTCTGGGGTGCACATCGGCGGTGGTGCCGCACGCCGCCAACGCCGGGACGTACACGGTGTCCGGCGTCTGCGGCGTGTGGGAGCCGTACGTCACGCCGAGCAGCGGCATCACGGTGTATCCCGAGTGCCCATGGGTACGAGCTCGCAACATCGGGGCGGACGGAAG is a genomic window containing:
- a CDS encoding response regulator; amino-acid sequence: MSDRFQRSRIPALPTVLFADASEDYRSMARDALLEGRNVTDMRTVSDGGALLAYLQRAGATEGAVTPVPSLIVIDADLPGTPAGKEAVAALKSDPRTKRIPIVVLGASDEPAQTSAWYDVGANTYIVKPVTFLALVRLMKVFTAYWLETAELPPDQAA
- a CDS encoding type IV secretory system conjugative DNA transfer family protein; this encodes MGALLGAFFAGSGAGAAGAWWAHRRTRLSAWNFYALVPAGALAWGAALASREPSAVVGAALLVSAGVTGAGVARRYRLSALGAGGELREFERSRRMAWSLLGSGERRRRSARRDRGERTRIVGQGELVRERAWPEHEPAVPMTADGRGLLPRREGRHLLIVGATGSGKTVSARRWLLARVLADGVSVLVTDPKGDRGLERDVRAASRLVRRPLIVFDPRDPVADRWNPLWSDDIGAVVSRLVAPIGAGDGNARYYADLLQIHLGTVAAGLRAAGLWPANLPLLLDAAQLNRYDALLKLVRASAGEHADITARMREHRATVATPEGRRDLTGGILRLRVVAGETWRTVLTPDPERGAITLPTAMVAGALVLVRTWVDDLPDEARAITTLFLADAAAAALALPEGTQWAALIDEFGGVLSTGAGERALALMQRARSAGGQVAVTTQSVTDFAAATGNPALLDALADNFAAGIFHLQSSPESRDWLARLVGTREVWQSTDRTVARGAAADGVGTRRRVREFLMRPDELRLLNTGEAYIWSTLGPDPERVQVAPALLPAPTGAPVDASRLYVPCGPTRLPASASVPSPPDQPRRGRTSAASSLEVVDEAL
- a CDS encoding ParA family protein, which produces MSAVIVAVLNRKGGAGKTSLTKDLGFAFADGGLRVLQVGLDPQSSLEVLAGLGFDTPPDRTVSRLLMPEEFGDAGPLERVVHETEWGTSLVPASKALATAERALGEAGRGGSAQRLRRGLQRLSTAERFDVVLVDCPPGMTPLTMNALIAAESVLVPTQLDFLSVAGLAVLTETVEEVREYDNPKLGYLGIVGTQVDERTRHAREIRAQLEQLFGADAGGALCRTTIRHSTKVRDAHAAGLAVGQLEPAHPVSGDYRELAQELAERAALDARLGVAT
- a CDS encoding peptidylprolyl isomerase, whose product is MLKIAVLAVAATVAAPGYSATVDDADVSRLTTAGGERALVFRTLVEEAWVSGEAKERGIVVTDETVDESIEDSRSERSLKRYLKRSGLTLPLLRKRVRASLELTEIRNQVTEPAAKSVTPDQVKAYVDANPITTEPTRTVRIVRAKSRAEAKRVLARVRRGATLKALGAETGEVTATSSDRIFAAIFRAPLDRTIRYGTYVFKVIKATPGRPLPRAQQEAQAWERLATDAQADALRAFTAQFTEKWRDRTSCAPAYAAHPSCPQPPSGQAAP
- a CDS encoding putative bifunctional diguanylate cyclase/phosphodiesterase, with product MAAPLPDPLRVLAVAADHACHAPVRALLKHAQIDHVTTAAEASNATAAHGYDVILVDRDIAPPQPDGLKLATELVNDDTPVIVLAHAADREADERAAAAGLADFLLVPGLSTDRLEHAIRYAITHQRTLKRLKESEERHTLALRGADDGLWDWDLASDRVYYSTRWKAALGYRDCEIGETRGEWLGRVHPDDRAPLTQALDAFVNGTAKQDRFLFEHRVQHRDGDYRWLLARGTAVRDARNRATRVVGATSDTTERRESERRLQHDALHDNLTGLPNRVLFLDRLDQSIRRAQRRHPATCAAVLFLDLDRFKVINDSLGHASGDELLQKVARRLEAALRPNDTVARLSGDEFTLLLDDVSDPREATVIAERVLQSLKLPFVIGGRELFIDSSIGIALATAQSVPEEVMRDADVAMYRAKADGKGRHAVFDAAMHKQVMRRLDLEGDLRRAIETRALEVVYQPITQAATGRIVGFEASCRWPSGEPAEVLAMADETGLSVPLGRQILETATAQLAEWRALPKGAGLTIGVNVSARQLGEPGFVAMLDEILTATGLDPRSLRLEVSEHDLSRGRADDATRRVLDQAYEQLSVRTHIDDFGTGASPLRLLHRFPGDAIKVSRELVAGIGIDAGAFEIVRAVVGLAHNLGLEVIADGVEKREQLDYLKVLGCEFAQGFHISAPLGADEARAMLESGVLA